Proteins found in one Canis aureus isolate CA01 chromosome 19, VMU_Caureus_v.1.0, whole genome shotgun sequence genomic segment:
- the NEK4 gene encoding serine/threonine-protein kinase Nek4 isoform X8: MPLAAYCYLRVVGRGSYGEVTLVRHRRDGRQYLHEKHILHRDLKTQNVFLTRTNIIKVGDLGIARVLENNGDMANTLIGTPYYMSPELFSNKPYNYKSDVWALGCCVYEMATLKHAFNAKDMNSLVYRIIEGKLPPMPKDYSPELSELIRTMLSKRPEERPSVRSILRQPYIKHQISLFLEATKAKTSKSNIKSSDSKSKPVATVVSGNAESSHKVVPLQPQSSEGSKTYVMGEDKCLSQEKPIVIDPLKTPASLKGHNCKPDVSDTSESLATISKVNIDILPAERRDSLSDGLVRENQPRHLDTSNELEGKCSISQVKEKLQDGTEPSAQPRNVIPAWFSNDVTGERSDPARPLQPLNKDQKPKDQDQVANECVTEKPDRTLSGLQPHSFGSEPSLSRQRRQKKREQPKHSGEERQEAPPRLLPSLPTAGKKDVTLTQKDAENQSRLVIGSAVSSLRSKEVSSSKDRPLSARERRRLKQSQEEMFPSGPSVRRSLSASGPGNSQEEGQPTPAPWSSDCSVAQERKLIRCLSEDELSSSTSSTDKSDGDSKERKCHTNEMSDLVQLMTQTLKLESKESCEDLLVPDPVSEFKLHRKYRDTLILHGKVVEEAEDLHFKQLPSAVMPGSEKIRRIVEVLRADVIQGLGIQLLEQVYDLLEEEDELQRETFSFSCVPGAMSGAGDIVTKIMKRWSKVFINQKPAELEVNYKENKIYTQLC, translated from the exons ATGCCCCTGGCCGCCTACTGCTACCTGCGAGTCGTGGGCAGGGGCAGCTACGGGGAGGTGACGCTCGTGAGGCACCGGCGGGACGGCAGGCAG taTTTACATGAAAAACATATCCTTCATCGAGATCTGAAAACTCAAAATGTCTTCCTAACAAGAACAAATATCATCAAAGTAGGTGACCTAGGAATTGCACGAGTGTTAGAGAACAATGGTGACATGGCTAACACTCTCATCGGCACACCCTACTACATGAGCCCTGAATTGTTTTCAAACAAACCTTACAACTATAAG tcGGATGTTTGGGCTCTGGGATGCTGTGTTTATGAAATGGCTACCCTGAAGCATGCTTTCAATGCAAAAGACATGAATTCTTTAGTTTATCGGATTATTGAAGGAAAG CTGCCACCAATGCCAAAAGATTATAGCCCAGAGCTATCAGAACTGATAAGAACAATGCTGAGCAAGAGGCCTGAAGAAAGACCCTCTGTGAGGAGCATCCTGAGGCAGCCTTACATAAAGCACCAAATCTCTTTGTTTTTGGAGGCCACAAAGGC AAAAACATCCAAAAGTAATATTAAAAGCAGTGACTCTAAATCGAAGCCTGTTGCCACAGTGGTCTCTGGAAATGCTGAATCGAGTCATAAAGTAGTTCCCCTCCAGCCACAGTCTTCTGAGGGCTCCAAGACATATGTAAtg GGTGAAGACAAATGTTTGTCCCAGGAGAAACCCATAGTCATTGACCCCTTGAAGACACCAGCAAGCCTGAAAGGCCACAACTGCAAACCAGACGTGAGCGATACCTCAGAATCACTAGCCACAATCAGTAAAGTGAATATTGACATCCTACCTGCAGAAAGAAGAGATTCATTGAGTGATGGCTTAGTTCGGGAGAATCAGCCAAGACACTTAGACACCTCTAATGAGCTAGAAGGTAAATGCAGTATTTCTCAAGTGAAGGAGAAGCTGCAGGATGGCACTGAGCCCAGCGCTCAACCCAGAAACGTAATTCCCGCATGGTTCTCTAATGATGTCACTGGGGAAAGGAGTGACCCAGCGAGACCTCTGCAGCCCCTAAACAAAGACCAAAAGCCAAAAGACCAG gatcaagTTGCTAATGAATGTGTTACAGAAAAACCAGACAGAACCCTCTCAGGTTTACAGCCGCACAGCTTTGGCTCTGAGCCCTCCCTTTCTCGACAACGAcgacagaagaaaagagaacagcCTAAGcacagtggggaagagagacag gagGCTCCTCCTCGACTTTTACCTTCTCTTCCCACCGCTGGAAAAAAGGATGTCACATTAACACAAAAAGATGCTGAAAACCAAAGTAGATTGGTCATTGGGTCtgctgtgagctccttgaggagcAAGGAGGTGTCATCATCAAAG GACCGACCGTtatcagcaagagaaaggagGCGACTAAAGCAGTCACAGGAAGAGATGTTTCCCTCAG GCCCTTCAGTGAGGAGATCTCTGAGTGCATCAGGCCCAGGGAATTCACAAGAAGAAGGCCAGCCCACCCCTGCCCCGTGGTCTTCTGACTGCAGTGTTGCTCAG gaaaggaaactcaTCCGCTGTCTGTCTGAGGATGAATTAAGTTCTTCTACAAGTTCAACTGATAAATCAGATGGGGATTCCAAGGAACG gaaatGTCATACAAATGAAATGAGTGACTTGGTGCAGTTGATGACTCAGACCCTAAAACTGGAATCTAAAGAGAGCTGTGAAGATCTCCTGGTTCCAGATCCAGTGTCAGAATTTAAACTTCATCGGAAGTACCGGGATACGCTGATACTTCATGGAAAAGTTGTGGAAGAAGCTGAGGACCTTCATTTTAAACAACTACCTTCCG CTGTCATGCCAGGTTCTGAAAAGATCAGAAGAATAGTTGAAGTCTTGAGAGCTGATGTAATCCAGGGCCTGGGAATTCAGCTTTTAGAACAAGTGTATGATCTTTTGGAAGAAGAGGATGAATTGCAGAGAGAG
- the NEK4 gene encoding serine/threonine-protein kinase Nek4 isoform X3 produces MPLAAYCYLRVVGRGSYGEVTLVRHRRDGRQYVIKKLNLRNASSRERRAAEQEAQLLSQLKHPNIVTYKESWEGGDGLLYIVMGFCEGGDLYRKLKERKGQLLPESQVVEWFVQIAMALQYLHEKHILHRDLKTQNVFLTRTNIIKVGDLGIARVLENNGDMANTLIGTPYYMSPELFSNKPYNYKSDVWALGCCVYEMATLKHAFNAKDMNSLVYRIIEGKLPPMPKDYSPELSELIRTMLSKRPEERPSVRSILRQPYIKHQISLFLEATKAKTSKSNIKSSDSKSKPVATVVSGNAESSHKVVPLQPQSSEGSKTYVMGEDKCLSQEKPIVIDPLKTPASLKGHNCKPDVSDTSESLATISKVNIDILPAERRDSLSDGLVRENQPRHLDTSNELEGKCSISQVKEKLQDGTEPSAQPRNVIPAWFSNDVTGERSDPARPLQPLNKDQKPKDQDQVANECVTEKPDRTLSGLQPHSFGSEPSLSRQRRQKKREQPKHSGEERQEAPPRLLPSLPTAGKKDVTLTQKDAENQSRLVIGSAVSSLRSKEVSSSKDRPLSARERRRLKQSQEEMFPSGPSVRRSLSASGPGNSQEEGQPTPAPWSSDCSVAQERKLIRCLSEDELSSSTSSTDKSDGDSKERKCHTNEMSDLVQLMTQTLKLESKESCEDLLVPDPVSEFKLHRKYRDTLILHGKVVEEAEDLHFKQLPSAVMPGSEKIRRIVEVLRADVIQGLGIQLLEQVYDLLEEEDELQREVRLQEHMGEKYTTYSVKARQLKFFEENVNF; encoded by the exons ATGCCCCTGGCCGCCTACTGCTACCTGCGAGTCGTGGGCAGGGGCAGCTACGGGGAGGTGACGCTCGTGAGGCACCGGCGGGACGGCAGGCAG TATGTCATCAAAAAGCTGAACCTCCGAAATGCCTCCAGCCGAGAGCGGCGAGCTGCTGAACAGGAAGCTCAGCTTTTGTCTCAGTTGAAGCACCCTAATATTGTCACCTACAAGGAGTCGTGGGAGGGAGGGGACGGTCTGCTGTACATTGTCATGGGCTTCTGCGAAGGAGGTGATCTGTACCGAAAGCTCAAAGAACGGAAGGGGCAGCTTCTGCCTGAGAGTCAGGTGGTGGAATGGTTTGTTCAGATCGCCATGGCTCTGCAG taTTTACATGAAAAACATATCCTTCATCGAGATCTGAAAACTCAAAATGTCTTCCTAACAAGAACAAATATCATCAAAGTAGGTGACCTAGGAATTGCACGAGTGTTAGAGAACAATGGTGACATGGCTAACACTCTCATCGGCACACCCTACTACATGAGCCCTGAATTGTTTTCAAACAAACCTTACAACTATAAG tcGGATGTTTGGGCTCTGGGATGCTGTGTTTATGAAATGGCTACCCTGAAGCATGCTTTCAATGCAAAAGACATGAATTCTTTAGTTTATCGGATTATTGAAGGAAAG CTGCCACCAATGCCAAAAGATTATAGCCCAGAGCTATCAGAACTGATAAGAACAATGCTGAGCAAGAGGCCTGAAGAAAGACCCTCTGTGAGGAGCATCCTGAGGCAGCCTTACATAAAGCACCAAATCTCTTTGTTTTTGGAGGCCACAAAGGC AAAAACATCCAAAAGTAATATTAAAAGCAGTGACTCTAAATCGAAGCCTGTTGCCACAGTGGTCTCTGGAAATGCTGAATCGAGTCATAAAGTAGTTCCCCTCCAGCCACAGTCTTCTGAGGGCTCCAAGACATATGTAAtg GGTGAAGACAAATGTTTGTCCCAGGAGAAACCCATAGTCATTGACCCCTTGAAGACACCAGCAAGCCTGAAAGGCCACAACTGCAAACCAGACGTGAGCGATACCTCAGAATCACTAGCCACAATCAGTAAAGTGAATATTGACATCCTACCTGCAGAAAGAAGAGATTCATTGAGTGATGGCTTAGTTCGGGAGAATCAGCCAAGACACTTAGACACCTCTAATGAGCTAGAAGGTAAATGCAGTATTTCTCAAGTGAAGGAGAAGCTGCAGGATGGCACTGAGCCCAGCGCTCAACCCAGAAACGTAATTCCCGCATGGTTCTCTAATGATGTCACTGGGGAAAGGAGTGACCCAGCGAGACCTCTGCAGCCCCTAAACAAAGACCAAAAGCCAAAAGACCAG gatcaagTTGCTAATGAATGTGTTACAGAAAAACCAGACAGAACCCTCTCAGGTTTACAGCCGCACAGCTTTGGCTCTGAGCCCTCCCTTTCTCGACAACGAcgacagaagaaaagagaacagcCTAAGcacagtggggaagagagacag gagGCTCCTCCTCGACTTTTACCTTCTCTTCCCACCGCTGGAAAAAAGGATGTCACATTAACACAAAAAGATGCTGAAAACCAAAGTAGATTGGTCATTGGGTCtgctgtgagctccttgaggagcAAGGAGGTGTCATCATCAAAG GACCGACCGTtatcagcaagagaaaggagGCGACTAAAGCAGTCACAGGAAGAGATGTTTCCCTCAG GCCCTTCAGTGAGGAGATCTCTGAGTGCATCAGGCCCAGGGAATTCACAAGAAGAAGGCCAGCCCACCCCTGCCCCGTGGTCTTCTGACTGCAGTGTTGCTCAG gaaaggaaactcaTCCGCTGTCTGTCTGAGGATGAATTAAGTTCTTCTACAAGTTCAACTGATAAATCAGATGGGGATTCCAAGGAACG gaaatGTCATACAAATGAAATGAGTGACTTGGTGCAGTTGATGACTCAGACCCTAAAACTGGAATCTAAAGAGAGCTGTGAAGATCTCCTGGTTCCAGATCCAGTGTCAGAATTTAAACTTCATCGGAAGTACCGGGATACGCTGATACTTCATGGAAAAGTTGTGGAAGAAGCTGAGGACCTTCATTTTAAACAACTACCTTCCG CTGTCATGCCAGGTTCTGAAAAGATCAGAAGAATAGTTGAAGTCTTGAGAGCTGATGTAATCCAGGGCCTGGGAATTCAGCTTTTAGAACAAGTGTATGATCTTTTGGAAGAAGAGGATGAATTGCAGAGAGAG
- the NEK4 gene encoding serine/threonine-protein kinase Nek4 isoform X11, with translation MPLAAYCYLRVVGRGSYGEVTLVRHRRDGRQYLHEKHILHRDLKTQNVFLTRTNIIKVGDLGIARVLENNGDMANTLIGTPYYMSPELFSNKPYNYKSDVWALGCCVYEMATLKHAFNAKDMNSLVYRIIEGKLPPMPKDYSPELSELIRTMLSKRPEERPSVRSILRQPYIKHQISLFLEATKAKTSKSNIKSSDSKSKPVATVVSGNAESSHKVVPLQPQSSEGSKTYVMGEDKCLSQEKPIVIDPLKTPASLKGHNCKPDVSDTSESLATISKVNIDILPAERRDSLSDGLVRENQPRHLDTSNELEGKCSISQVKEKLQDGTEPSAQPRNVIPAWFSNDVTGERSDPARPLQPLNKDQKPKDQDQVANECVTEKPDRTLSGLQPHSFGSEPSLSRQRRQKKREQPKHSGEERQEAPPRLLPSLPTAGKKDVTLTQKDAENQSRLVIGSAVSSLRSKEVSSSKDRPLSARERRRLKQSQEEMFPSGPSVRRSLSASGPGNSQEEGQPTPAPWSSDCSVAQERKLIRCLSEDELSSSTSSTDKSDGDSKERKCHTNEMSDLVQLMTQTLKLESKESCEDLLVPDPVSEFKLHRKYRDTLILHGKVVEEAEDLHFKQLPSAVMPGSEKIRRIVEVLRADVIQGLGIQLLEQVYDLLEEEDELQREVRLQEHMGEKYTTYSVKARQLKFFEENVNF, from the exons ATGCCCCTGGCCGCCTACTGCTACCTGCGAGTCGTGGGCAGGGGCAGCTACGGGGAGGTGACGCTCGTGAGGCACCGGCGGGACGGCAGGCAG taTTTACATGAAAAACATATCCTTCATCGAGATCTGAAAACTCAAAATGTCTTCCTAACAAGAACAAATATCATCAAAGTAGGTGACCTAGGAATTGCACGAGTGTTAGAGAACAATGGTGACATGGCTAACACTCTCATCGGCACACCCTACTACATGAGCCCTGAATTGTTTTCAAACAAACCTTACAACTATAAG tcGGATGTTTGGGCTCTGGGATGCTGTGTTTATGAAATGGCTACCCTGAAGCATGCTTTCAATGCAAAAGACATGAATTCTTTAGTTTATCGGATTATTGAAGGAAAG CTGCCACCAATGCCAAAAGATTATAGCCCAGAGCTATCAGAACTGATAAGAACAATGCTGAGCAAGAGGCCTGAAGAAAGACCCTCTGTGAGGAGCATCCTGAGGCAGCCTTACATAAAGCACCAAATCTCTTTGTTTTTGGAGGCCACAAAGGC AAAAACATCCAAAAGTAATATTAAAAGCAGTGACTCTAAATCGAAGCCTGTTGCCACAGTGGTCTCTGGAAATGCTGAATCGAGTCATAAAGTAGTTCCCCTCCAGCCACAGTCTTCTGAGGGCTCCAAGACATATGTAAtg GGTGAAGACAAATGTTTGTCCCAGGAGAAACCCATAGTCATTGACCCCTTGAAGACACCAGCAAGCCTGAAAGGCCACAACTGCAAACCAGACGTGAGCGATACCTCAGAATCACTAGCCACAATCAGTAAAGTGAATATTGACATCCTACCTGCAGAAAGAAGAGATTCATTGAGTGATGGCTTAGTTCGGGAGAATCAGCCAAGACACTTAGACACCTCTAATGAGCTAGAAGGTAAATGCAGTATTTCTCAAGTGAAGGAGAAGCTGCAGGATGGCACTGAGCCCAGCGCTCAACCCAGAAACGTAATTCCCGCATGGTTCTCTAATGATGTCACTGGGGAAAGGAGTGACCCAGCGAGACCTCTGCAGCCCCTAAACAAAGACCAAAAGCCAAAAGACCAG gatcaagTTGCTAATGAATGTGTTACAGAAAAACCAGACAGAACCCTCTCAGGTTTACAGCCGCACAGCTTTGGCTCTGAGCCCTCCCTTTCTCGACAACGAcgacagaagaaaagagaacagcCTAAGcacagtggggaagagagacag gagGCTCCTCCTCGACTTTTACCTTCTCTTCCCACCGCTGGAAAAAAGGATGTCACATTAACACAAAAAGATGCTGAAAACCAAAGTAGATTGGTCATTGGGTCtgctgtgagctccttgaggagcAAGGAGGTGTCATCATCAAAG GACCGACCGTtatcagcaagagaaaggagGCGACTAAAGCAGTCACAGGAAGAGATGTTTCCCTCAG GCCCTTCAGTGAGGAGATCTCTGAGTGCATCAGGCCCAGGGAATTCACAAGAAGAAGGCCAGCCCACCCCTGCCCCGTGGTCTTCTGACTGCAGTGTTGCTCAG gaaaggaaactcaTCCGCTGTCTGTCTGAGGATGAATTAAGTTCTTCTACAAGTTCAACTGATAAATCAGATGGGGATTCCAAGGAACG gaaatGTCATACAAATGAAATGAGTGACTTGGTGCAGTTGATGACTCAGACCCTAAAACTGGAATCTAAAGAGAGCTGTGAAGATCTCCTGGTTCCAGATCCAGTGTCAGAATTTAAACTTCATCGGAAGTACCGGGATACGCTGATACTTCATGGAAAAGTTGTGGAAGAAGCTGAGGACCTTCATTTTAAACAACTACCTTCCG CTGTCATGCCAGGTTCTGAAAAGATCAGAAGAATAGTTGAAGTCTTGAGAGCTGATGTAATCCAGGGCCTGGGAATTCAGCTTTTAGAACAAGTGTATGATCTTTTGGAAGAAGAGGATGAATTGCAGAGAGAG
- the NEK4 gene encoding serine/threonine-protein kinase Nek4 isoform X2 — translation MPLAAYCYLRVVGRGSYGEVTLVRHRRDGRQYVIKKLNLRNASSRERRAAEQEAQLLSQLKHPNIVTYKESWEGGDGLLYIVMGFCEGGDLYRKLKERKGQLLPESQVVEWFVQIAMALQYLHEKHILHRDLKTQNVFLTRTNIIKVGDLGIARVLENNGDMANTLIGTPYYMSPELFSNKPYNYKSDVWALGCCVYEMATLKHAFNAKDMNSLVYRIIEGKLPPMPKDYSPELSELIRTMLSKRPEERPSVRSILRQPYIKHQISLFLEATKAKTSKSNIKSSDSKSKPVATVVSGNAESSHKVVPLQPQSSEGSKTYVMGEDKCLSQEKPIVIDPLKTPASLKGHNCKPDVSDTSESLATISKVNIDILPAERRDSLSDGLVRENQPRHLDTSNELEGKCSISQVKEKLQDGTEPSAQPRNVIPAWFSNDVTGERSDPARPLQPLNKDQKPKDQDQVANECVTEKPDRTLSGLQPHSFGSEPSLSRQRRQKKREQPKHSGEERQEAPPRLLPSLPTAGKKDVTLTQKDAENQSRLVIGSAVSSLRSKEVSSSKDRPLSARERRRLKQSQEEMFPSGPSVRRSLSASGPGNSQEEGQPTPAPWSSDCSVAQERKLIRCLSEDELSSSTSSTDKSDGDSKERKCHTNEMSDLVQLMTQTLKLESKESCEDLLVPDPVSEFKLHRKYRDTLILHGKVVEEAEDLHFKQLPSAVMPGSEKIRRIVEVLRADVIQGLGIQLLEQVYDLLEEEDELQRETKIMKRWSKVFINQKPAELEVNYKENKIYTQLC, via the exons ATGCCCCTGGCCGCCTACTGCTACCTGCGAGTCGTGGGCAGGGGCAGCTACGGGGAGGTGACGCTCGTGAGGCACCGGCGGGACGGCAGGCAG TATGTCATCAAAAAGCTGAACCTCCGAAATGCCTCCAGCCGAGAGCGGCGAGCTGCTGAACAGGAAGCTCAGCTTTTGTCTCAGTTGAAGCACCCTAATATTGTCACCTACAAGGAGTCGTGGGAGGGAGGGGACGGTCTGCTGTACATTGTCATGGGCTTCTGCGAAGGAGGTGATCTGTACCGAAAGCTCAAAGAACGGAAGGGGCAGCTTCTGCCTGAGAGTCAGGTGGTGGAATGGTTTGTTCAGATCGCCATGGCTCTGCAG taTTTACATGAAAAACATATCCTTCATCGAGATCTGAAAACTCAAAATGTCTTCCTAACAAGAACAAATATCATCAAAGTAGGTGACCTAGGAATTGCACGAGTGTTAGAGAACAATGGTGACATGGCTAACACTCTCATCGGCACACCCTACTACATGAGCCCTGAATTGTTTTCAAACAAACCTTACAACTATAAG tcGGATGTTTGGGCTCTGGGATGCTGTGTTTATGAAATGGCTACCCTGAAGCATGCTTTCAATGCAAAAGACATGAATTCTTTAGTTTATCGGATTATTGAAGGAAAG CTGCCACCAATGCCAAAAGATTATAGCCCAGAGCTATCAGAACTGATAAGAACAATGCTGAGCAAGAGGCCTGAAGAAAGACCCTCTGTGAGGAGCATCCTGAGGCAGCCTTACATAAAGCACCAAATCTCTTTGTTTTTGGAGGCCACAAAGGC AAAAACATCCAAAAGTAATATTAAAAGCAGTGACTCTAAATCGAAGCCTGTTGCCACAGTGGTCTCTGGAAATGCTGAATCGAGTCATAAAGTAGTTCCCCTCCAGCCACAGTCTTCTGAGGGCTCCAAGACATATGTAAtg GGTGAAGACAAATGTTTGTCCCAGGAGAAACCCATAGTCATTGACCCCTTGAAGACACCAGCAAGCCTGAAAGGCCACAACTGCAAACCAGACGTGAGCGATACCTCAGAATCACTAGCCACAATCAGTAAAGTGAATATTGACATCCTACCTGCAGAAAGAAGAGATTCATTGAGTGATGGCTTAGTTCGGGAGAATCAGCCAAGACACTTAGACACCTCTAATGAGCTAGAAGGTAAATGCAGTATTTCTCAAGTGAAGGAGAAGCTGCAGGATGGCACTGAGCCCAGCGCTCAACCCAGAAACGTAATTCCCGCATGGTTCTCTAATGATGTCACTGGGGAAAGGAGTGACCCAGCGAGACCTCTGCAGCCCCTAAACAAAGACCAAAAGCCAAAAGACCAG gatcaagTTGCTAATGAATGTGTTACAGAAAAACCAGACAGAACCCTCTCAGGTTTACAGCCGCACAGCTTTGGCTCTGAGCCCTCCCTTTCTCGACAACGAcgacagaagaaaagagaacagcCTAAGcacagtggggaagagagacag gagGCTCCTCCTCGACTTTTACCTTCTCTTCCCACCGCTGGAAAAAAGGATGTCACATTAACACAAAAAGATGCTGAAAACCAAAGTAGATTGGTCATTGGGTCtgctgtgagctccttgaggagcAAGGAGGTGTCATCATCAAAG GACCGACCGTtatcagcaagagaaaggagGCGACTAAAGCAGTCACAGGAAGAGATGTTTCCCTCAG GCCCTTCAGTGAGGAGATCTCTGAGTGCATCAGGCCCAGGGAATTCACAAGAAGAAGGCCAGCCCACCCCTGCCCCGTGGTCTTCTGACTGCAGTGTTGCTCAG gaaaggaaactcaTCCGCTGTCTGTCTGAGGATGAATTAAGTTCTTCTACAAGTTCAACTGATAAATCAGATGGGGATTCCAAGGAACG gaaatGTCATACAAATGAAATGAGTGACTTGGTGCAGTTGATGACTCAGACCCTAAAACTGGAATCTAAAGAGAGCTGTGAAGATCTCCTGGTTCCAGATCCAGTGTCAGAATTTAAACTTCATCGGAAGTACCGGGATACGCTGATACTTCATGGAAAAGTTGTGGAAGAAGCTGAGGACCTTCATTTTAAACAACTACCTTCCG CTGTCATGCCAGGTTCTGAAAAGATCAGAAGAATAGTTGAAGTCTTGAGAGCTGATGTAATCCAGGGCCTGGGAATTCAGCTTTTAGAACAAGTGTATGATCTTTTGGAAGAAGAGGATGAATTGCAGAGAGAG
- the NEK4 gene encoding serine/threonine-protein kinase Nek4 isoform X9, whose translation MPLAAYCYLRVVGRGSYGEVTLVRHRRDGRQYVIKKLNLRNASSRERRAAEQEAQLLSQLKHPNIVTYKESWEGGDGLLYIVMGFCEGGDLYRKLKERKGQLLPESQVVEWFVQIAMALQYLHEKHILHRDLKTQNVFLTRTNIIKVGDLGIARVLENNGDMANTLIGTPYYMSPELFSNKPYNYKSDVWALGCCVYEMATLKHAFNAKDMNSLVYRIIEGKLPPMPKDYSPELSELIRTMLSKRPEERPSVRSILRQPYIKHQISLFLEATKAKTSKSNIKSSDSKSKPVATVVSGNAESSHKVVPLQPQSSEGSKTYVMGEDKCLSQEKPIVIDPLKTPASLKGHNCKPDVSDTSESLATISKVNIDILPAERRDSLSDGLVRENQPRHLDTSNELEGKCSISQVKEKLQDGTEPSAQPRNVIPAWFSNDVTGERSDPARPLQPLNKDQKPKDQDQVANECVTEKPDRTLSGLQPHSFGSEPSLSRQRRQKKREQPKHSGEERQEAPPRLLPSLPTAGKKDVTLTQKDAENQSRLVIGSAVSSLRSKEVSSSKDRPLSARERRRLKQSQEEMFPSGPSVRRSLSASGPGNSQEEGQPTPAPWSSDCSVAQERKLIRCLSEDELSSSTSSTDKSDGDSKERHREAET comes from the exons ATGCCCCTGGCCGCCTACTGCTACCTGCGAGTCGTGGGCAGGGGCAGCTACGGGGAGGTGACGCTCGTGAGGCACCGGCGGGACGGCAGGCAG TATGTCATCAAAAAGCTGAACCTCCGAAATGCCTCCAGCCGAGAGCGGCGAGCTGCTGAACAGGAAGCTCAGCTTTTGTCTCAGTTGAAGCACCCTAATATTGTCACCTACAAGGAGTCGTGGGAGGGAGGGGACGGTCTGCTGTACATTGTCATGGGCTTCTGCGAAGGAGGTGATCTGTACCGAAAGCTCAAAGAACGGAAGGGGCAGCTTCTGCCTGAGAGTCAGGTGGTGGAATGGTTTGTTCAGATCGCCATGGCTCTGCAG taTTTACATGAAAAACATATCCTTCATCGAGATCTGAAAACTCAAAATGTCTTCCTAACAAGAACAAATATCATCAAAGTAGGTGACCTAGGAATTGCACGAGTGTTAGAGAACAATGGTGACATGGCTAACACTCTCATCGGCACACCCTACTACATGAGCCCTGAATTGTTTTCAAACAAACCTTACAACTATAAG tcGGATGTTTGGGCTCTGGGATGCTGTGTTTATGAAATGGCTACCCTGAAGCATGCTTTCAATGCAAAAGACATGAATTCTTTAGTTTATCGGATTATTGAAGGAAAG CTGCCACCAATGCCAAAAGATTATAGCCCAGAGCTATCAGAACTGATAAGAACAATGCTGAGCAAGAGGCCTGAAGAAAGACCCTCTGTGAGGAGCATCCTGAGGCAGCCTTACATAAAGCACCAAATCTCTTTGTTTTTGGAGGCCACAAAGGC AAAAACATCCAAAAGTAATATTAAAAGCAGTGACTCTAAATCGAAGCCTGTTGCCACAGTGGTCTCTGGAAATGCTGAATCGAGTCATAAAGTAGTTCCCCTCCAGCCACAGTCTTCTGAGGGCTCCAAGACATATGTAAtg GGTGAAGACAAATGTTTGTCCCAGGAGAAACCCATAGTCATTGACCCCTTGAAGACACCAGCAAGCCTGAAAGGCCACAACTGCAAACCAGACGTGAGCGATACCTCAGAATCACTAGCCACAATCAGTAAAGTGAATATTGACATCCTACCTGCAGAAAGAAGAGATTCATTGAGTGATGGCTTAGTTCGGGAGAATCAGCCAAGACACTTAGACACCTCTAATGAGCTAGAAGGTAAATGCAGTATTTCTCAAGTGAAGGAGAAGCTGCAGGATGGCACTGAGCCCAGCGCTCAACCCAGAAACGTAATTCCCGCATGGTTCTCTAATGATGTCACTGGGGAAAGGAGTGACCCAGCGAGACCTCTGCAGCCCCTAAACAAAGACCAAAAGCCAAAAGACCAG gatcaagTTGCTAATGAATGTGTTACAGAAAAACCAGACAGAACCCTCTCAGGTTTACAGCCGCACAGCTTTGGCTCTGAGCCCTCCCTTTCTCGACAACGAcgacagaagaaaagagaacagcCTAAGcacagtggggaagagagacag gagGCTCCTCCTCGACTTTTACCTTCTCTTCCCACCGCTGGAAAAAAGGATGTCACATTAACACAAAAAGATGCTGAAAACCAAAGTAGATTGGTCATTGGGTCtgctgtgagctccttgaggagcAAGGAGGTGTCATCATCAAAG GACCGACCGTtatcagcaagagaaaggagGCGACTAAAGCAGTCACAGGAAGAGATGTTTCCCTCAG GCCCTTCAGTGAGGAGATCTCTGAGTGCATCAGGCCCAGGGAATTCACAAGAAGAAGGCCAGCCCACCCCTGCCCCGTGGTCTTCTGACTGCAGTGTTGCTCAG gaaaggaaactcaTCCGCTGTCTGTCTGAGGATGAATTAAGTTCTTCTACAAGTTCAACTGATAAATCAGATGGGGATTCCAAGGAACG acacagagaggcagagacatag